ACCTCCTCAGGAAGGCGCTTCGTAACTGGGCTTTCGTCCTTCCCGGTCCGGACGACCGCGAGTTGCCGACCGAGATCGCGAACACCCTGCACTGGGTGGCCAAGGCATCGCGCCCTCTCTCGGACCTCGCCGACGCAGTGGTCGGCAGGGCGGTCCTGGACTCCCTGAAGCTCAAGCTCGATGGAACGGCGGCTGCGGCAGAAACCGTACGGCGCAAGCGGCGGACTCTGGTCAACGCTATGCACTACGCTGTGGATCTCGGCGAGTTCAAGGAGAATCCGATCACTGCGGTTCGCTGGAAGAAACCGAAGGTGGTCAAGGAAGTAGATCCCCGAGTAGTGGCGAACCCTGAACAGGCTCGTGCTCTGCTGACTGCGGTCTCGTACGTTGGCGGATATGGCCGTGCGCGCGGCCGGCGACTCGTCGGCTTGTTCGCCTGCATGTACTACGGCGCTCTTCGCTCGGCTGAGGCTGTCGGCCTCAAAGAGGCAGACCTGAAACTGCCGGAAACGGGCTGGGGAACGGCTCTGCTGAATCGCACCCGCCCCAGCGTCGGCAAGCGATGGACCGACTCTGGTGAGACGCACGACGATCGCGGACTTAAAAACCGGCCCGTCGAAGAGGTGCGGCCCGTGCCGATTCCGCCGCAGCTCGTTGCCATCCTCCGGGATCACCTCGACACCTTCGGCACCGCGACGGACGGGCGGCTGTTCACCAACGAGCGTGGGGGAGTGGTCGGCTCCTCCACTTACTACCGCGTGTGGCAGGAGGCTCGTGCGCTGGCTCTCCCGCCGGCCGTGGTTGCCTCGCCGCTCGCTGCACGCCCGTACGACCTTCGGCACTCGGCGCTGTCGACGTGGCTCAACTCGGGCGTTGACCCGACCGAGGTCGCCGAGCGTGCGGGCAACAGCGTCGAGGTGCTGCTGAGCCGCTACGCTAAGTGCATCGACGGTCGGCAGGAGATCGCCAACCGCAAGATCGAAGAGCTGCTGCGCGAGTACGAGTGAGGCAGCTCAACGCGAGGCTTTAGCCCCCTGGACTCTTCCAGGGGGCTCTACATTTATTTCAGGCGAGCCTGCCCGCTAAGAGGATTCACGGCTGTACTCGCTTGCTCAGACGTCATGTTTCATGACGTTGCGCGGTCCTCTCCCGCTCAGCTAGTGCGGCACGGTACAGCTGAACGATCTCAGCATCTGAGAGCTGCGCGGCAGCCCCGTGGCTTCCCGCCTCACGGCTGAGCCATTGGACTCTCTCCAGTAGTTCAGTGCCGGGTGTGCCCCGTCGCCAGGCCACGATGTGGTGGTTCTGCCTGCTTGGTAGGCGAACAGGTAGGTGCTCGAACTGTCGGGCGCGCAGGATCTCG
The Streptomyces sp. CGMCC 4.7035 DNA segment above includes these coding regions:
- a CDS encoding tyrosine-type recombinase/integrase, translated to MKSLDVKVWGVRKRNTKKPSYDVRWIVSGNVFSEQFRTKGLADNYRSKLLRAMRDGEEFDAATGMPDSMVEKAPSMTWYAFALKYLAMKWPHAAPNTRDGINESLTAVTVALLDDRPGRPADDLLRKALRNWAFVLPGPDDRELPTEIANTLHWVAKASRPLSDLADAVVGRAVLDSLKLKLDGTAAAAETVRRKRRTLVNAMHYAVDLGEFKENPITAVRWKKPKVVKEVDPRVVANPEQARALLTAVSYVGGYGRARGRRLVGLFACMYYGALRSAEAVGLKEADLKLPETGWGTALLNRTRPSVGKRWTDSGETHDDRGLKNRPVEEVRPVPIPPQLVAILRDHLDTFGTATDGRLFTNERGGVVGSSTYYRVWQEARALALPPAVVASPLAARPYDLRHSALSTWLNSGVDPTEVAERAGNSVEVLLSRYAKCIDGRQEIANRKIEELLREYE